A region from the Acyrthosiphon pisum isolate AL4f chromosome A1, pea_aphid_22Mar2018_4r6ur, whole genome shotgun sequence genome encodes:
- the LOC100166941 gene encoding nuclear hormone receptor E75 isoform X3, whose protein sequence is MISQNEVDTTDDVAVKQEFDGDTVLCRVCGDRASGFHYGVHSCEGCKGFFRRSIQQKIQYRPCTKNQQCNILRINRNRCQYCRLRKCISVGMSRDAVRFGRVPKREKARIMAAMQHSSNSKSQEKAAVAELEDDQRLVASVVRAHLETCDFTSDKVAPTLARAREQPNYTLCHPTLACPLNPSPRPVTGQQELLNDFSKRFSPAIRGVVEFAKRIPGFGLLAQDDQVTLLKAGVFEVLLVRLACMFDSECNSMVTLNGQVLRRESVCAYSNARFLTDSMFEFAERLNAMRLNDSEIGLFNAVIVIAADRPGLRNVEFIERMHKQLKCALQSVLMQNHPDRPSLCQELLKKIPDLRTLNTLHSEKLLAFKMTEQQNQLDQQQQHQQQQHQDTTTTTSIASAAVQHHQNIGGMWSLMMNGTDDFNRKSPEEAGSSSWSDETTSVEDMKSLAMLDEVKSPLGSVSSTESVCSDEYHHGPSKHAASAPLLAASLAGAVCPIRRHAAAPSDELHHQVIVRPMSCRRYQRKQDSPTDSGIESGTEKLDRPMPHSAPTSVCSSPRSTVEDAVMSADSHHPAIEDMPVLKRVLQAPPLYDTNSLMDEAYKPHKKFRALRSAKDSAEAEAVRPSVATTVHNNSTLLNHLQQSHHHNSPQLHHHLTSSSLSSTHSTLAKSLRETPKMTAEQIKRTEDIHNFIMREDTACSGYQQQLTQQHHHHHHHNNNNHHLHQQQPPTRWQHTPVITSALAQNSCRLSPTPPSSRYASSTVSSGGVLARVLSPSSSSCASPPPSALSMVMRRTPSPNVVNLQVGITNAAAAEAAAAHQQPLNLSKKLSPSPTSAVGSGTTTPPSPAPAQVAMEA, encoded by the exons ATGATTAGTCAAAACGAAGTCGATACCACGGACGACGTAGCGGTGAAGCAAG AATTTGATGGTGATACAGTACTGTGCCGAGTATGCGGTGACAGAGCATCCGGGTTCCATTACGGCGTACACTCTTGTGAGGGATGCAAA GGCTTTTTCCGCCGAAGCATCCAGCAGAAGATCCAGTACCGGCCATGCACCAAGAATCAACAATGCAACATCTTGCGAATCAACAGGAACAGGTGTCAATATTGCCGGCTCCGCAAGTGCATCAGCGTCGGCATGAGTCGAGACG CTGTACGATTCGGTCGTGTGCCCAAACGGGAAAAGGCTCGTATAATGGCCGCCATGCAGCACAGCAGTAACTCCAAAAGCCAGGAGAAGGCCGCCGTGGCGGAGCTTGAAGACGACCAGAGACTCGTCGCCAGCGTGGTTAGGGCACATCTGGAGACTTGCGACTTCACGTCTGACAAGGTCGCGCCCACTTTGGCCCGTGCCCGCGAACAGCCAAATTACACCTTGTGCCATCCGACACTG GCTTGCCCGTTGAACCCGAGTCCACGACCCGTCACCGGACAACAAGAACTATTGAACGACTTTTCGAAGCGATTCTCGCCGGCTATACGCGGCGTGGTCGAGTTCGCCAAGCGCATACCTGGTTTCGGGCTACTCGCCCAAGACGACCAGGTGACCTTGCTCAAAGCCGGTGTTTTCGAGGTGCTACTTGTTCGCTTGGCCTGCATGTTCGACTCTGAG TGTAATAGCATGGTGACGCTCAACGGTCAAGTGTTGCGCAGAGAATCGGTTTGCGCATACTCCAACGCTAGATTCCTCACTGATTCCATGTTCGAGTTTGCCGAAAGGTTGAACGCAATGCGACTAAACGATTCGGAAATTGGTCTATTCAACGCCGTCATCGTGATCGCTGCCG aTCGCCCAGGCTTGCGCAATGTCGAATTCATCGAACGCATGCACAAACAGTTAAAATGCGCGTTGCAGTCGGTGCTCATGCAAAACCATCCGGACCGTCCTAGCTTGTGCCAagaactgttgaagaaaatcccgGACTTAAGGACGCTCAACACGTTGCACTCAGAGAAACTGCTGGCGTTCAAGATGACCGAACAGCAAAACCAACTGGACCAACAGCAACAGCATCAGCAGCAACAGCATCAAGACACCACCACCACGACCAGCATCGCATCCGCCGCTGTCCAACACCATCAGAACATCGGTGGCATGTGGAGCCTGATGATGAACGGAACCGACGATTTTAACCGCAAGAGCCCGGAGGAGGCAGGCTCGTCGTCATGGTCGGATGAGACCACTTCCGTGGAGGACATGAAGAGTCTGGCCATGTTGGACGAAGTCAAGAGCCCGCTGGGATCGGTGTCCAGCACCGAGTCTGTGTGCTCGGACGAATACCATCATGGACCAAGCAAACACGCTGCGAGTGCTCCTCTGTTGGCGGCCTCGCTGGCTGGGGCCGTGTGCCCGATCAGGCGGCATGCAGCCGCGCCGTCGGACGAACTACATCACCAGGTGATCGTCCGGCCGATGTCTTGCCGCCGGTACCAGCGGAAGCAGGACTCGCCCACTGACTCTGGAATCGAGTCGGGCACGGAGAAGCTGGACAGACCGATGCCACACAGCGCGCCCACTTCAGTGTGCTCCAGCCCGCGATCCACCGTCGAGGACGCCGTCATGTCGGCCGACTCGCATCATCCGGCCATTGAAGACATGCCGGTGCTGAAGCGCGTGCTCCAGGCGCCGCCACTGTACGATACCAACTCACTGATGGACGAGGCGTACAAGCCGCACAAAAAGTTCCGAGCCCTACGCAGCGCCAAAGACTCTGCCGAGGCTGAGGCTGTCCGACCGTCGGTGGCGACTACCGTCCACAACAACAGTACCCTCCTCAACCACCTCCAACAAAGCCACCACCACAATTCGCCGCAACTGCACCATCACCtcacgtcgtcgtcgttgtcgagCACTCACTCGACGCTGGCCAAGTCGCTGCGCGAGACACCAAAGATGACCGCGGAACAGATCAAACGCACCGAAGACATTCACAACTTTATAATGCGCGAGGATACGGCGTGCAGCGGTTACCAACAACAACTAACGCAAcaacaccaccaccaccaccaccacaacaacaacaaccaccATCTACACCAACAACAACCTCCGACCAGGTGGCAACACACGCCTGTCATTACATCTGCCTTGGCCCAGAACAGTTGCAGATTATCACCGACGCCGCCTTCCAGCAGGTATGCGTCGTCGACCGTGAGCAGTGGTGGCGTTTTGGCGCGGGTCCTGTCGCCGTCGTCTTCGTCGTGTGCGTCTCCACCGCCGTCGGCGCTGTCAATGGTCATGCGCCGCACACCGTCGCCGAACGTTGTCAACCTCCAGGTGGGCATTACCAACGCAGCCGCGGCCGAAGCGGCGGCCGCTCACCAGCAGCCGCTCAACCTGTCCAAAAAGCTGTCCCCGTCGCCGACGTCCGCCGTCGGCAGTGGTACCACCACGCCACCATCTCCTGCTCCCGCTCAGGTGGCCATGGAAGCGTAA
- the LOC100166941 gene encoding nuclear hormone receptor E75 isoform X4: MPDTIIIRWDSNEISEFDGDTVLCRVCGDRASGFHYGVHSCEGCKGFFRRSIQQKIQYRPCTKNQQCNILRINRNRCQYCRLRKCISVGMSRDAVRFGRVPKREKARIMAAMQHSSNSKSQEKAAVAELEDDQRLVASVVRAHLETCDFTSDKVAPTLARAREQPNYTLCHPTLACPLNPSPRPVTGQQELLNDFSKRFSPAIRGVVEFAKRIPGFGLLAQDDQVTLLKAGVFEVLLVRLACMFDSECNSMVTLNGQVLRRESVCAYSNARFLTDSMFEFAERLNAMRLNDSEIGLFNAVIVIAADRPGLRNVEFIERMHKQLKCALQSVLMQNHPDRPSLCQELLKKIPDLRTLNTLHSEKLLAFKMTEQQNQLDQQQQHQQQQHQDTTTTTSIASAAVQHHQNIGGMWSLMMNGTDDFNRKSPEEAGSSSWSDETTSVEDMKSLAMLDEVKSPLGSVSSTESVCSDEYHHGPSKHAASAPLLAASLAGAVCPIRRHAAAPSDELHHQVIVRPMSCRRYQRKQDSPTDSGIESGTEKLDRPMPHSAPTSVCSSPRSTVEDAVMSADSHHPAIEDMPVLKRVLQAPPLYDTNSLMDEAYKPHKKFRALRSAKDSAEAEAVRPSVATTVHNNSTLLNHLQQSHHHNSPQLHHHLTSSSLSSTHSTLAKSLRETPKMTAEQIKRTEDIHNFIMREDTACSGYQQQLTQQHHHHHHHNNNNHHLHQQQPPTRWQHTPVITSALAQNSCRLSPTPPSSRYASSTVSSGGVLARVLSPSSSSCASPPPSALSMVMRRTPSPNVVNLQVGITNAAAAEAAAAHQQPLNLSKKLSPSPTSAVGSGTTTPPSPAPAQVAMEA; the protein is encoded by the exons ATGCCAGACACGATAATTATCCGATGGGATTCGAATGAAATTTCCG AATTTGATGGTGATACAGTACTGTGCCGAGTATGCGGTGACAGAGCATCCGGGTTCCATTACGGCGTACACTCTTGTGAGGGATGCAAA GGCTTTTTCCGCCGAAGCATCCAGCAGAAGATCCAGTACCGGCCATGCACCAAGAATCAACAATGCAACATCTTGCGAATCAACAGGAACAGGTGTCAATATTGCCGGCTCCGCAAGTGCATCAGCGTCGGCATGAGTCGAGACG CTGTACGATTCGGTCGTGTGCCCAAACGGGAAAAGGCTCGTATAATGGCCGCCATGCAGCACAGCAGTAACTCCAAAAGCCAGGAGAAGGCCGCCGTGGCGGAGCTTGAAGACGACCAGAGACTCGTCGCCAGCGTGGTTAGGGCACATCTGGAGACTTGCGACTTCACGTCTGACAAGGTCGCGCCCACTTTGGCCCGTGCCCGCGAACAGCCAAATTACACCTTGTGCCATCCGACACTG GCTTGCCCGTTGAACCCGAGTCCACGACCCGTCACCGGACAACAAGAACTATTGAACGACTTTTCGAAGCGATTCTCGCCGGCTATACGCGGCGTGGTCGAGTTCGCCAAGCGCATACCTGGTTTCGGGCTACTCGCCCAAGACGACCAGGTGACCTTGCTCAAAGCCGGTGTTTTCGAGGTGCTACTTGTTCGCTTGGCCTGCATGTTCGACTCTGAG TGTAATAGCATGGTGACGCTCAACGGTCAAGTGTTGCGCAGAGAATCGGTTTGCGCATACTCCAACGCTAGATTCCTCACTGATTCCATGTTCGAGTTTGCCGAAAGGTTGAACGCAATGCGACTAAACGATTCGGAAATTGGTCTATTCAACGCCGTCATCGTGATCGCTGCCG aTCGCCCAGGCTTGCGCAATGTCGAATTCATCGAACGCATGCACAAACAGTTAAAATGCGCGTTGCAGTCGGTGCTCATGCAAAACCATCCGGACCGTCCTAGCTTGTGCCAagaactgttgaagaaaatcccgGACTTAAGGACGCTCAACACGTTGCACTCAGAGAAACTGCTGGCGTTCAAGATGACCGAACAGCAAAACCAACTGGACCAACAGCAACAGCATCAGCAGCAACAGCATCAAGACACCACCACCACGACCAGCATCGCATCCGCCGCTGTCCAACACCATCAGAACATCGGTGGCATGTGGAGCCTGATGATGAACGGAACCGACGATTTTAACCGCAAGAGCCCGGAGGAGGCAGGCTCGTCGTCATGGTCGGATGAGACCACTTCCGTGGAGGACATGAAGAGTCTGGCCATGTTGGACGAAGTCAAGAGCCCGCTGGGATCGGTGTCCAGCACCGAGTCTGTGTGCTCGGACGAATACCATCATGGACCAAGCAAACACGCTGCGAGTGCTCCTCTGTTGGCGGCCTCGCTGGCTGGGGCCGTGTGCCCGATCAGGCGGCATGCAGCCGCGCCGTCGGACGAACTACATCACCAGGTGATCGTCCGGCCGATGTCTTGCCGCCGGTACCAGCGGAAGCAGGACTCGCCCACTGACTCTGGAATCGAGTCGGGCACGGAGAAGCTGGACAGACCGATGCCACACAGCGCGCCCACTTCAGTGTGCTCCAGCCCGCGATCCACCGTCGAGGACGCCGTCATGTCGGCCGACTCGCATCATCCGGCCATTGAAGACATGCCGGTGCTGAAGCGCGTGCTCCAGGCGCCGCCACTGTACGATACCAACTCACTGATGGACGAGGCGTACAAGCCGCACAAAAAGTTCCGAGCCCTACGCAGCGCCAAAGACTCTGCCGAGGCTGAGGCTGTCCGACCGTCGGTGGCGACTACCGTCCACAACAACAGTACCCTCCTCAACCACCTCCAACAAAGCCACCACCACAATTCGCCGCAACTGCACCATCACCtcacgtcgtcgtcgttgtcgagCACTCACTCGACGCTGGCCAAGTCGCTGCGCGAGACACCAAAGATGACCGCGGAACAGATCAAACGCACCGAAGACATTCACAACTTTATAATGCGCGAGGATACGGCGTGCAGCGGTTACCAACAACAACTAACGCAAcaacaccaccaccaccaccaccacaacaacaacaaccaccATCTACACCAACAACAACCTCCGACCAGGTGGCAACACACGCCTGTCATTACATCTGCCTTGGCCCAGAACAGTTGCAGATTATCACCGACGCCGCCTTCCAGCAGGTATGCGTCGTCGACCGTGAGCAGTGGTGGCGTTTTGGCGCGGGTCCTGTCGCCGTCGTCTTCGTCGTGTGCGTCTCCACCGCCGTCGGCGCTGTCAATGGTCATGCGCCGCACACCGTCGCCGAACGTTGTCAACCTCCAGGTGGGCATTACCAACGCAGCCGCGGCCGAAGCGGCGGCCGCTCACCAGCAGCCGCTCAACCTGTCCAAAAAGCTGTCCCCGTCGCCGACGTCCGCCGTCGGCAGTGGTACCACCACGCCACCATCTCCTGCTCCCGCTCAGGTGGCCATGGAAGCGTAA
- the LOC100166941 gene encoding nuclear hormone receptor E75 isoform X2, whose translation MTVINFKPTADAVIEQHRSPQTAGEHLLLGRVLAEFDGDTVLCRVCGDRASGFHYGVHSCEGCKGFFRRSIQQKIQYRPCTKNQQCNILRINRNRCQYCRLRKCISVGMSRDAVRFGRVPKREKARIMAAMQHSSNSKSQEKAAVAELEDDQRLVASVVRAHLETCDFTSDKVAPTLARAREQPNYTLCHPTLACPLNPSPRPVTGQQELLNDFSKRFSPAIRGVVEFAKRIPGFGLLAQDDQVTLLKAGVFEVLLVRLACMFDSECNSMVTLNGQVLRRESVCAYSNARFLTDSMFEFAERLNAMRLNDSEIGLFNAVIVIAADRPGLRNVEFIERMHKQLKCALQSVLMQNHPDRPSLCQELLKKIPDLRTLNTLHSEKLLAFKMTEQQNQLDQQQQHQQQQHQDTTTTTSIASAAVQHHQNIGGMWSLMMNGTDDFNRKSPEEAGSSSWSDETTSVEDMKSLAMLDEVKSPLGSVSSTESVCSDEYHHGPSKHAASAPLLAASLAGAVCPIRRHAAAPSDELHHQVIVRPMSCRRYQRKQDSPTDSGIESGTEKLDRPMPHSAPTSVCSSPRSTVEDAVMSADSHHPAIEDMPVLKRVLQAPPLYDTNSLMDEAYKPHKKFRALRSAKDSAEAEAVRPSVATTVHNNSTLLNHLQQSHHHNSPQLHHHLTSSSLSSTHSTLAKSLRETPKMTAEQIKRTEDIHNFIMREDTACSGYQQQLTQQHHHHHHHNNNNHHLHQQQPPTRWQHTPVITSALAQNSCRLSPTPPSSRYASSTVSSGGVLARVLSPSSSSCASPPPSALSMVMRRTPSPNVVNLQVGITNAAAAEAAAAHQQPLNLSKKLSPSPTSAVGSGTTTPPSPAPAQVAMEA comes from the exons AATTTGATGGTGATACAGTACTGTGCCGAGTATGCGGTGACAGAGCATCCGGGTTCCATTACGGCGTACACTCTTGTGAGGGATGCAAA GGCTTTTTCCGCCGAAGCATCCAGCAGAAGATCCAGTACCGGCCATGCACCAAGAATCAACAATGCAACATCTTGCGAATCAACAGGAACAGGTGTCAATATTGCCGGCTCCGCAAGTGCATCAGCGTCGGCATGAGTCGAGACG CTGTACGATTCGGTCGTGTGCCCAAACGGGAAAAGGCTCGTATAATGGCCGCCATGCAGCACAGCAGTAACTCCAAAAGCCAGGAGAAGGCCGCCGTGGCGGAGCTTGAAGACGACCAGAGACTCGTCGCCAGCGTGGTTAGGGCACATCTGGAGACTTGCGACTTCACGTCTGACAAGGTCGCGCCCACTTTGGCCCGTGCCCGCGAACAGCCAAATTACACCTTGTGCCATCCGACACTG GCTTGCCCGTTGAACCCGAGTCCACGACCCGTCACCGGACAACAAGAACTATTGAACGACTTTTCGAAGCGATTCTCGCCGGCTATACGCGGCGTGGTCGAGTTCGCCAAGCGCATACCTGGTTTCGGGCTACTCGCCCAAGACGACCAGGTGACCTTGCTCAAAGCCGGTGTTTTCGAGGTGCTACTTGTTCGCTTGGCCTGCATGTTCGACTCTGAG TGTAATAGCATGGTGACGCTCAACGGTCAAGTGTTGCGCAGAGAATCGGTTTGCGCATACTCCAACGCTAGATTCCTCACTGATTCCATGTTCGAGTTTGCCGAAAGGTTGAACGCAATGCGACTAAACGATTCGGAAATTGGTCTATTCAACGCCGTCATCGTGATCGCTGCCG aTCGCCCAGGCTTGCGCAATGTCGAATTCATCGAACGCATGCACAAACAGTTAAAATGCGCGTTGCAGTCGGTGCTCATGCAAAACCATCCGGACCGTCCTAGCTTGTGCCAagaactgttgaagaaaatcccgGACTTAAGGACGCTCAACACGTTGCACTCAGAGAAACTGCTGGCGTTCAAGATGACCGAACAGCAAAACCAACTGGACCAACAGCAACAGCATCAGCAGCAACAGCATCAAGACACCACCACCACGACCAGCATCGCATCCGCCGCTGTCCAACACCATCAGAACATCGGTGGCATGTGGAGCCTGATGATGAACGGAACCGACGATTTTAACCGCAAGAGCCCGGAGGAGGCAGGCTCGTCGTCATGGTCGGATGAGACCACTTCCGTGGAGGACATGAAGAGTCTGGCCATGTTGGACGAAGTCAAGAGCCCGCTGGGATCGGTGTCCAGCACCGAGTCTGTGTGCTCGGACGAATACCATCATGGACCAAGCAAACACGCTGCGAGTGCTCCTCTGTTGGCGGCCTCGCTGGCTGGGGCCGTGTGCCCGATCAGGCGGCATGCAGCCGCGCCGTCGGACGAACTACATCACCAGGTGATCGTCCGGCCGATGTCTTGCCGCCGGTACCAGCGGAAGCAGGACTCGCCCACTGACTCTGGAATCGAGTCGGGCACGGAGAAGCTGGACAGACCGATGCCACACAGCGCGCCCACTTCAGTGTGCTCCAGCCCGCGATCCACCGTCGAGGACGCCGTCATGTCGGCCGACTCGCATCATCCGGCCATTGAAGACATGCCGGTGCTGAAGCGCGTGCTCCAGGCGCCGCCACTGTACGATACCAACTCACTGATGGACGAGGCGTACAAGCCGCACAAAAAGTTCCGAGCCCTACGCAGCGCCAAAGACTCTGCCGAGGCTGAGGCTGTCCGACCGTCGGTGGCGACTACCGTCCACAACAACAGTACCCTCCTCAACCACCTCCAACAAAGCCACCACCACAATTCGCCGCAACTGCACCATCACCtcacgtcgtcgtcgttgtcgagCACTCACTCGACGCTGGCCAAGTCGCTGCGCGAGACACCAAAGATGACCGCGGAACAGATCAAACGCACCGAAGACATTCACAACTTTATAATGCGCGAGGATACGGCGTGCAGCGGTTACCAACAACAACTAACGCAAcaacaccaccaccaccaccaccacaacaacaacaaccaccATCTACACCAACAACAACCTCCGACCAGGTGGCAACACACGCCTGTCATTACATCTGCCTTGGCCCAGAACAGTTGCAGATTATCACCGACGCCGCCTTCCAGCAGGTATGCGTCGTCGACCGTGAGCAGTGGTGGCGTTTTGGCGCGGGTCCTGTCGCCGTCGTCTTCGTCGTGTGCGTCTCCACCGCCGTCGGCGCTGTCAATGGTCATGCGCCGCACACCGTCGCCGAACGTTGTCAACCTCCAGGTGGGCATTACCAACGCAGCCGCGGCCGAAGCGGCGGCCGCTCACCAGCAGCCGCTCAACCTGTCCAAAAAGCTGTCCCCGTCGCCGACGTCCGCCGTCGGCAGTGGTACCACCACGCCACCATCTCCTGCTCCCGCTCAGGTGGCCATGGAAGCGTAA